In a genomic window of Phragmites australis chromosome 14, lpPhrAust1.1, whole genome shotgun sequence:
- the LOC133890179 gene encoding uncharacterized protein LOC133890179, whose amino-acid sequence MTELQPSGTPNPPEEGSGETSAQPAPGRPADPFLVAIECVQVAVERLGTAVDVKEDQLKAERARLDSERAQLTTARRAFESRLAAQRAANEEERSAMEEARAAATREQKILEDTRAEIAREREVLGSARVEAAREREDAARLAEASRQKAAEAFARERQMQEWEEAVVSREWTVEAREANLTHRESEVDRAHADFQRWAAELQNTEGDLRRWEEDVTIEEFDAEITAADLGTREDLLTRREVFS is encoded by the exons atgacggagCTGCAACCTTCagggaccccgaaccccccggaggaggGTAGCGGGGAAACCAGCGCCcaaccggcgcccggccggcctgccgaccccttcctggtcGCGATCGAGTgtgtccaggtggcggtcgagcggctgggcacGGCAGTGGACGTGAAGGAGGATCAGCTTAAGGCAGAGCGCGCCAGGCTGGActcggagagggcgcagcttacGACCGCCCGGCGAGCCTTCGAGTCCCGCCTTGCCGCGcagcgcgccgccaacgaggaggaGCGAAGCGCTatggaagaggcccgcgcggcggccacACGGGAGCAGAAAattttggaggatacccgcgcggagatcgcgcgggagcgggaggttTTGGGGAGCGCCCGCGTAGAAgctgcgcgggagcgagaagacgccgcccgcctggcggAGGCATCGCGGCAGAAAGCTGCCGAGGCcttcgccagggagaggcagatGCAGGagtgggaggaggcggtcgtgaGCCGCGAGTGGACGGTGGAGGCCCGCGAAGCTAACCTGACCCATCGGGAGAGCGAGGTCGACCGGGCTCACGCCGACTTCCAGCGTTGGGCAGCGGAGCTCCAGAATACCGAAGGGGAtctccgacgctgggaggaggacgtcaccATCGAGGAGTTCGACGCCGAGATTACGGCGGCGGACCTGGGCACCCGGGAGGACttgctgacccgccgggagg TATTCtcctga
- the LOC133890180 gene encoding uncharacterized protein LOC133890180 codes for MALCASPERAAIQAKLPEFDAQELVDRQRSRSPEAPELPGLDKAASEGAAGSPATHGHRRGSRSAGAGASTRAKPTDGAEVGRRGDGGGASGHGDRGGDGGRGGRGGDGGCGGRGGDDGRGG; via the exons atggcgctctgcgccagcCCTGAGCGCGcggcgatccaggcgaagctcccggagtttgacgcccaggaGCTCGTCGACCGGcagaggagccggagccccgaggctcccgagctccctgggttggataaGGCGGCCAGCGAAGGGGCCGCGGGCAGTCCG GCCACACACGGGCACCGCCGAGGTTCAAgaagcgccggcgccggtgccAGCACCCGAGCCAAGCCGACCGACGGAGCCGAGGTAGGCAgacgcggcgatggcggcggggcCAGCGGACACGGCGACCGAGGCGGGgacggcggacgcggcggccgaggcggggacgGTGGATGCGGTGGCCGAGGCGGGGATGACGGACGCGGCGGCTGA
- the LOC133890181 gene encoding uncharacterized protein LOC133890181, which translates to MASPRRPRPAAADWSSMHVDLVECIAERVLAGDLIDYVRLRAACSHWRSCTVDPRGRGVADPRFHPRLWMMLPEGHGLHPGHAKLCGHVRFFNRYTGALVSVHLPLFVDHAVLDSTDGLVLLQRDVDTTVHLLNPFTGDICELPPLKSVYPQLNLNLLPYFRRVSAAVSVAPATGTITVLLALEYLDGFAHASTGDRGWTLTRCSANSLSMSRTLPFHGSLYMVQFVSSEEPSILRLDPPLLEEDGSSSPSLPPPQTIAKLPANLMIQPRLVECDSEILVVGNTDISCSHLVVIRLADLLQGRPAAPLTSIGDHCLIFGMRSLAVSSKGLPSISRNSIIICDIEKDRVLQYNLGDGTLLPACDGDTVRSPPPCPHSMVNHLITCCYRHYWNKGLIYCSSTRPWWTTKEKWRRGS; encoded by the coding sequence ATGGCTAGCCCACGGCGGCCTCGGCCGGCGGCAGCGGACTGGTCGTCGATGCACGTAGACTTGGTCGAGTGCATCGCGGAGCGGGTGCTCGCCGGCGACCTGATTGACTACGTCCGGCTCCGTGCCGCGTGCTCCCACTGGCGCTCCTGCACCGTCGACCCGCGCGGGCGCGGCGTGGCCGACCCCCGCTTCCACCCGCGCCTGTGGATGATGCTCCCCGAGGGCCATGGCCTGCACCCCGGCCACGCCAAGCTCTGCGGCCACGTCCGCTTCTTCAACCGCTACACCGGCGCCTTAGTCAGCGTCCACCTCCCGCTTTTCGTGGACCACGCCGTGCTCGACTCCACCGACGGCCTCGTCCTCCTGCAGCGCGACGTTGACACCACCGTCCACCTCCTTAATCCCTTCACCGGCGACATCTGTGAGCTCCCGCCGCTCAAGTCCGTCTACCCGCAGCTCAACCTGAACCTGCTGCCGTACTTCCGCAGGGTCTCCGCGGCTGTCTCCGTCGCCCCCGCGACCGGGACCATCACCGTCCTGCTCGCGCTGGAGTATCTCGACGGCTTCGCCCATGCGTCCACCGGCGACAGGGGGTGGACGCTCACAAGATGTAGCGCGAACAGCTTGAGCATGAGCAGAACACTGCCGTTCCATGGCAGCCTCTACATGGTCCAATTTGTTTCGTCTGAGGAGCCAAGCATTTTGCGCCTTGACCCGCCCCTCCTCGAGGAGGATGGCTCATCCTCGCCGTCGCTGCCACCGCCTCAGACGATCGCCAAACTCCCAGCCAATCTGATGATACAGCCGCGGCTTGTGGAATGCGACTCGGAGATcctggtggttggcaacaccgaCATCTCCTGTTCGCACCTCGTGGTGATCAGGCTCGCCGACCTCCTGCAGGGACGGCCTGCTGCTCCACTGacaagcatcggcgaccactgCCTCATCTTCGGCATGCGAAGCTTGGCGGTCTCCTCCAAAGGGCTGCCTTCCATCTCTCGGAACTCCATCATTATCTGTGACATCGAAAAGGATCGCGTACTGCAGTACAATCTCGGTGATGGCACCTTGTTGCCGGCGTGCGATGGAGACACTGTCCGGAGTCCACCGCCATGTCCGCACAGCATGGTCAATCACCTCATCACCTGCTGCTACCGCCACTATTGGAACAAAGGACTGATCTACTGCTCCAGCACACGCCCTTGGTGGACGACGAAGGAAAAGTGGAGGCGCGGGTCTTGA
- the LOC133891624 gene encoding uncharacterized protein LOC133891624 yields MAPPPPPLMDDLVGEILLRLPPEEPANLFRATLVCKPWFRILSDPAFRRRYRLFHRTPPMLGIFQNLRHDNTIPRFVPTAATVSPCSPPSLDCWFWWALDCRHGRVLIYSIGPTNLFVWDPITGDQQHLPVPAYAYAYCTAAVLCTAARCDHLDCRGNPFLVVFVGTGDRDGVTWASSFLSETGAWSTPTTVDLSASTTVDVDSFIDTRPSILNGDALYFTLERGKSILKYDLGERDLSVIDAPVCEQTGIIMTAEDGGLGFAGTEGNSLHLWSWLAGDDSVVGWVLCRVIKLETLLPIHNPYVPPQAIGFAEGTDTIFLDTDVAVFTLELKSGKTRVWETGGYYSFDFVVIPFMSFCTPDLAMGRLLLP; encoded by the exons atggctccgccgccgccgccgctgatggACGACCTCGTCGGCGagatcctcctccgcctcccgccGGAAGAGCCCGCGAACCTCTTCCGCGCTACCCTCGTGTGCAAGCCCTGGTTCCGGATCCTGTCCGACCCCGCCTTCCGTCGCCGGTACCGCTTGTTCCACCGGACGCCGCCCATGCTCGGCATCTTCCAGAACCTGCGCCACGACAACACCATCCCCCGCTTCGtccccaccgccgccaccgtTTCCCCCTGCTCCCCGCCGTCGCTCGACTGCTGGTTCTGGTGGGCGCTCGACTGCCGCCACGGCCGCGTGCTGATCTACTCCATCGGGCCCACAAACCTCTTCGTCTGGGACCCCATCACCGGCGACCAGCAGCACCTGCCCGTGCCCGCGTACGCGTACGCGTATTGCACTGCGGCGGTGCTCTGCACCGCGGCCCGCTGCGATCACCTCGACTGCCGCGGCAACCCCTTCCTCGTGGTCTTCGTGGGCACCGGCGACAGGGACGGCGTCACGTGGGCGAGCTCGTTCTTGTCGGAGACTGGTGCATGGAGCACCCCGACTACCGTTGATCTCAGCGCCTCCACCACCGTTGATGTCGATTCCTTCATCGATACGAGGCCCAGTATCCTTAACGGAGACGCACTCTACTTCACCCTTGAGCGAGGCAAGAGCATCCTCAAGTACGACTTGGGCGAGCGGGACCTCTCGGTGATCGACGCGCCGGTGTGCGAGCAGACTGGTATCATCATGACTGCCGAGGACGGTGGGTTGGGATTCGCCGGCACTGAGGGCAACAGCCTCCACCTGTGGTCGTGGCTGGCCGGTGATGACAGTGTTGTGGGATGGGTGTTGTGCAGGGTCATCAAGCTTGAGACACTACTCCCAATTCACAACCCATATGTTCCGCCTCAAGCGATTGGCTTCGCCGAGGGCACAGATACCATTTTCTTGGACACAGATGTTGCAGTCTTCACACTCGAGCTCAAGTCAGGGAAGACGAGGGTATGGGAAACTGGTGGCTACTACTCCTTCGACTTCGTCGTCATACCCTTCATGAGCTTTTGTACTCCAG ATCTTGCTATGGGCAGATTGCTGCTGCCATGA